Proteins encoded in a region of the Uloborus diversus isolate 005 chromosome 1, Udiv.v.3.1, whole genome shotgun sequence genome:
- the LOC129234588 gene encoding uncharacterized protein LOC129234588 — MQYIPHDIFENVKLRMITVKNSTLVDLFNAPPTSPSLIIRLHIVNSKLMRTSWNHLTTLIHLYDLQIIDTRIRVLDETFGRSLPTGMKIYQFTWNRNKNNQSRCIPWS; from the exons ATGCAATATATTCCACATGAcatatttgaaaatgtaaaactgCGGATGATAACCGTGAAAAATTCTACGCTTGTGGATTTGTTTAATGCTCCACCAACTTCTCCGTCCTTGATAATAAGATTACACATTGTGAATTCAAAACTTATGAG AACCAGTTGGAATCACTTAACAACACTTATCCATCTATACGACTTACAAATTATTGATACTAGAATTCGAGTTTTGGATGAAACCTTTGGCAGGAGTTTACCAACTGGTATGAAAATATATCAGTTTACGTGGAACCGAAACAAGAACAATCAAAGCAG